Proteins co-encoded in one Calditrichota bacterium genomic window:
- the lepB gene encoding signal peptidase I, producing MARKPARNKGIVREYAEAIIVALIAAFILRIFVIQAFRIPTGSMKDTLLVGDFLLVNKFIYGVRTPDRIPLIDAKIPHFRLPAVKEPKPGDIIVFKYPLDEKLDYIKRCMAVGGQTIEVRKGLVYVDGKPEGKYQFIEQKYDPVEGEYIKYYKVTRENGKVYTIRRYARVNMENDNFGPVKVPPGYLFGMGDNRDNSADSRSWGFIPRDNILGEALIIYFSWDSHVPLYKFYKKIRFRRLAKLIK from the coding sequence ATGGCCAGAAAACCCGCGCGTAATAAAGGCATTGTACGCGAATACGCCGAAGCAATTATTGTGGCTCTGATTGCTGCATTCATTCTGCGAATTTTTGTCATTCAGGCATTTCGCATCCCCACCGGCTCGATGAAAGACACCCTGCTCGTCGGTGATTTTTTGTTAGTGAACAAATTTATCTACGGCGTCCGCACGCCGGACAGAATTCCGCTGATCGATGCAAAAATCCCCCATTTCCGTCTGCCGGCAGTCAAAGAGCCGAAACCCGGCGATATTATCGTTTTCAAATATCCGTTGGATGAAAAATTGGATTATATCAAGCGCTGCATGGCTGTCGGAGGCCAAACCATTGAAGTGCGGAAAGGATTGGTGTATGTGGATGGCAAGCCTGAAGGGAAATACCAATTTATCGAACAAAAATATGATCCGGTCGAAGGTGAATACATCAAATATTACAAAGTCACGCGAGAAAACGGAAAAGTTTACACCATTCGGCGTTACGCCCGAGTGAATATGGAGAACGACAATTTCGGTCCGGTGAAAGTGCCGCCAGGCTATCTTTTCGGCATGGGCGACAATCGCGACAACAGTGCGGACAGCCGATCGTGGGGATTCATTCCGCGGGATAATATTTTGGGCGAAGCGCTGATTATCTATTTCTCCTGGGACAGCCATGTGCCGCTGTACAAATTCTACAAAAAAATTCGCTTTCGAAGATTAGCAAAATTGATTAAATAG